One Manduca sexta isolate Smith_Timp_Sample1 unplaced genomic scaffold, JHU_Msex_v1.0 HiC_scaffold_2490, whole genome shotgun sequence genomic window, tattcCACAAAATTTGGGCGCATTTatattacctattattataaattcaaaatttatccAAATCTCATTCTCCTTGGAGTAGTTTCCCATGTGAAAGGCCTCTCGCAATTATTcgctttacataatattgtaaactgcGGAATACCGCCTACCACCTTCTTGAAGAAggttttagttaaatataaagaCTTTTGAGAAAGTCCTTTCTTCTTTGGAATTAACGATATAATCGTAGGAATTCTCTtcgttgtttttattacatttttttaattacagtaGTTGCAGGAACAGACAAAGTTGACGTTTCTTCTACATCtagatgtttctttttttattttaacagaacGTCCGTGGTTTGCTTGTTAGCATCTTTCCTTCTTTACTAGATAATTTTGATACTGTTGTAGTTTCTGAAGACATTTTAGTTATATCTGATTCAAAGTTCATCAATCGTTTTGAAACGTCGATAACGGGTTCCGTAGTTGTCTCCCACGTTTCAGGTCTATTACAACACACAGTAGCTTCTGCAGACTTAGTTTTGACAAACTCAGTGGTTGATGAATGTGTGCTTTCCATATTAGTAGATCCTGAAATATTAGATTCTGTATACGTTGTaggaataatttcatttatattagtgGTATTTGATTTTGTATGTATTGTTCTAATAATTTCACTCGTAATAGTATCTGTATGTTGTAGGATCATTTTAGTAGAACCACCAGTAACTGTAGTGTTCGGGATAATCTTAGACGCAATGGAAGGTTTTGTAATATTGCTGTCGGTACTAGATAGTTTAATTGTTTCTACAACGATAGGTCTTTCTAAAATAGTGGATTCTGGGACCAAAGCTACATCAATATACTTCACTTCCTCCGTCGTAGTTTCCCAAGTTTTGGGTCTATGACAACATATAGTATCCCTTTCTTTTTGTACTTGTGTAGTTGTTGGAAGTTTTTGAATGATTAAATCGGACGTTGATGCTATAGAAGTTATAACCTGAGAACTAGTTTTAGTAGTTGCTCTCATTTTTGACCCAGTTTTAAACGCTTTAGTTGTTAGTTCTGGTGTAgccatttgttttgttatagtGATAACAGATGGCTTTCCTTGATTATTTGTTGGCGTAGTCTTTGATAATATGATTATAGTTGGAATAGCCTTTGATACTGTGGTAAGGTCTGCTATTTTAGTTTCCAAATCTGCATTACCAGTAAATCCATTTGGTTTTTCTATTAGTGATGGATCCAAACTTGGCCACGTACAATACAGTATATAGGTTTCGCTGTACCCTGAAAATATTATCAACTACTGAACTGTTATAAGGCGCCCGTAGTTTCGCATACACTTTATCTAAACTTGCTTCGTGTAATATGTCTATCTccttcaaatataaattttatggcGTAGTtatcatacattttaattttacttttaactttTCTTTAAACAGTTCGCAAATTgcctattactatttaaaacaCTTTGTTACATACAAATAGTAGATAGAATACACAGGTAAAAGAATATGTAGTCTCTGAATGAAGACAACATTGTAAATAAACACTTTACAAGAAGCAATTTTCTTACACGTGACTCTTAGGCAATCGGAGTAAAACCAGAAGAATagtttataatcatttatttaaattaataatcttcAGCAACCGATATCTTGTTGTGTTCCCATACAGGGCGTATCGATTTTCGTCGTGTATTCTGTAATAACAGATAAAACattaagggcctgtttcacagcTTCTGAGTAAATGTATAAaacgaccaaatacaaaagtcacaccctaatactcctaaataaatggtaataaaatgagtactatccaCATTAGGTATTTAACACGgtaattgtcaaataaaatgcagttaaatcttgtgaaataggccctaatttaaaaaaaagttttatctgTGAGTTAGTTTTAGTACAATGCAATATTCTGTGGTTTTACTCCGATGGAAAACTCTTTAGTTTTAGTATACAAAGTTAGGAAttgattattgatttattatgacATTTCTATTATTACAAACTTAACCATTAGTCATGGGAgcagaaataataaaatggtgattaaataaatttcatttataacgaAAAGTAAGTAGAGAGTCtataatccttacatattataaaacgaatttCCCCTCTCGCTTTTGTCTGAACACAATAAACTCATAAACTATCGAACGAATTTCTATCATTATGGCGTTAAGTTTGAgacttttattttagaaaaactcTTTTACGCTGGCAGAGTCGCGGCCtttcctttaataaaatattgattataatttgatctatttataatatttaatatgggGCTAGCATAGTCTCTTAAGAGACTCGAAGCCCCTaacgaaataaagaaaaaatatcatagTAGATACAAATGTCGATTTATGTCGATAaagagaattttaatattatgttcttaatAACCGacttacaaattgttttatacaACACAAGTAATCGTTAAAAAGTAGCtcttaaatattgttatgtgtTCTTGTTATGTGTTTCCaagaacatttaataatatcatttaatattaacataataattaagtaaacatGATAACAATGTCATCACCCAATAActcatacattaaaaatatattaatctcaTTTCTAGAAAATATACTACGTTTAATAAGCTTTAAATATATCAGTCAAGTAAGcagcgatggcctagttgggtatagaacggactgccgagacgaaaatccgcaggttcaaatcccaagggcacacacctctgacttttctaaaattatatgcgtattctttgtgaattattgcttgctttaacgataaaagaaaacatagtgagaaaacttgcatatctgagatgttctctataggaattttgaaggtatgtgaagtttaccaatccgcactaggccagcgtggtggactaaggcctaacccctatcagtagtagaggaggcccgtgcccagcagtgagacagtatataatacatggctgatattattattctattagcCAATACATACTCGTTCCATAGTCGCAGTTGTATTCGTACATATCGCACTGGTCGAGGAACCTTCTCCTGCTACAGCCGTCGGGAGTCGAACCGCACACCACACGGTTGTCATGGATACAGACAGACGCCATGTTGCAGTAGTTTATTGGCTGTAATATAAACAGTTATATCTTCTCAATCTGTTTATTtggtaaatagttttataaagtagtctatagttttcgaaagtattttaaataaaaacggcAACAAACACATATCACACT contains:
- the LOC115451598 gene encoding uncharacterized protein LOC115451598, with protein sequence MILLFFVVLSSCHWSTQHLTYPINYCNMASVCIHDNRVVCGSTPDGCSRRRFLDQCDMYEYNCDYGTRYSETYILYCTWPSLDPSLIEKPNGFTGSTNMESTHSSTTEFVKTKSAEATVCCNRPETWETTTEPVIDVSKRLMNFESDITKMSSETTTVSKLSSKEGKMLTSKPRTFYFQLDLCDPGADHELSTTDIVIISTTEKPIQGDDYLSVEELKL